Below is a window of Humulus lupulus chromosome 9, drHumLupu1.1, whole genome shotgun sequence DNA.
ttcttaggtaagcgctagggctcgagtaggatcatactcaaggagtcaggtgatcaaggctatcgaatcGAAAGggaagaaaaccgtaacacccgggattagggcatgggcccacagtgttattgcagggcatggccctagatttttttacttgcaaatgtatgaccttgaatgaattattatatgtttgaatgattatttcgaaatgtattatgcgtgcaattataatgaaatgaacggctaaggccgagagcggcaaaggccgggtacggccttggggccggaagtaagactcagcacatgggatgctatagccagggtgggacccaagggatacatgagatatccttacggtgaggaccaagACCCCAGGCTTttgtaaggcctctggggcggcatgaccgtgcttgtttagtctgatggttttcttatttatcagtggattatgtcagctatatactatgcatatgttatgtactatttgggttttcttgctgggcttcggctcacgggtgctctgtgtggcaggtgaaagcaaggagtcagtcaaccagccacgagtatggagagcatgggggcagcgcgtacatgttcggcctgcccgactactttggtttGGGGCAGTtcgtatatggctgtattaactcattcttttgatagttaacctggtgtaaatctatttttgagttgtaaatattttgtaaaccttattttgggatcccagatgtttgatactcactattttcaatgaaactaaacattttcaaagagtacagccttaaactctggtttatacacacttttggttttagaaaccacgtagagtcagtcaaaagcacgatttctgttttaaactcactaagtaacggctctaaggtagtagggagtTACAACTTGCCATTATAAATGAGTGTTTTTTATGTcctattttattcaaatcaacttTAATGAAACCTAACTTTTCTTTCTCCACACCGTTTTTGCTGTCTACCCAATCACACTTGAACATCGGCATCCTAAATTCACgataatcaagctcccatatttcttgaATGACACCATAAAATTTCATCTCACCATATATAGGGTTCTTGTCACGTGCACTAGAGACTTGCAAGGTTTGAGCTACAATACTTACACCACTATTTTGGGTGACCCTAACATCATCACGAGCTTTAGTGTTGAACCTACAACCATTAATTATAAACACATCGTGCTTAATTGCCAATCGAGTCGGACCTAATGAAAGCCATCTCAAAGTTTCGGTAACTTCATGCAACTCATCGGTCAACTCTTTCTGAATCTACATTAATGAATAATACCTTAATTACATTTTgcaaaaaatcattaaaaatggTTTATATTGGAGTTTTCATTTTAAAGTAAAACATCACCTAATCAAGAAACCAATGTCGAAAGGTACGATGATGCTCATCTTGAATTTGCTTTCTAGATTTTGTTCGATTTTCCTTATTTAGATATTGCAAATGTTCTCTGTATTGAGTAATATTGTTACTACAACATAATAATCGCTAAGAATATTTATTtaagttaagaaaattaatttaaataatgtaCTTACTCTATATAAGGTTGAACCTCAACTTTATTCTCCAAGACATTTTGATGAGCAACCTCCCAATCTTCTTTATCCATTAAAGTAGGTTTCCCATTGTTGATACCCATATTTTCTACAACTCCCTCTCTTGCCCTTATTGGAATTCCAATTGAGTCAACATTGACCATATACTCAGAACAGAATTCAACTGCTTCTTCAGCTATATAAGATTCAACTATACAACCCTCTGGATGACTTCGATTTCGCACATAACCCTTGTAAACTTTCATCAACCTCTCGAAAGGGTACATCCATCGAAAACAAACCGGCTCACACAAGGTGACTTCTCTAACTAGATGAACTGCCAAATGAACCATTATATCAAATAAAGATAGAGGAAAATATTGTTCGAACAAGCACAAAGTCTTCACAATTTCCAACTGAATAACCTCCAACTTTGATACGTCAATAACTTTAGAGCAAAGGGCAATAAAGAAGAAACACATTCTGGTTATAGCATTTCTCACGGGGTTTTCTAATAAGCCTCGAATAGCTATTGGAAGCATTTGTTGCATTAACACATGACATTCATGAAACTTTAGACCCTGTAGTCTACAATCTTTCAATGAAACCAAATTTCGAATATTCGATGAAAAACCATCTGGCACCTTAATCTTTGCCAATGTTTCACAAAATTGGTGTTTCTCATCTTTTTTTAATGTGTAACACGctggaggtaaatatgttcgatTCTCTTCTACTTTAGGAGCCAGCTCTTTTTTTGATTCAGACATTAGAACGAGATCACGACGAGCAGATATACTATCTTTAGTTTTTCCAGGAATATTGAGTAAAGTTCCtatcaaactatcacatatgtTTTTCTCAATATGCATGACATCGAGATTGTGTCTGACTAACAAATGTCTCGAATACTCCAAttcaaaaaaaattgatttatttttccAACATGTAGTATTCAAAGAATCAGCATTGCTCACTTGATGTTTCTTTCTACGTTTTCGTTTCTTACTCATCTTACTTTTACCCTTTGATTTGACCCTACTTTCAATGTCTTCACATTCTTCGGTATTTGTGACTGATTTTCCGAATCTATTATTTATCAAACGAATCACTTCATAAATCTCTTCACCAGTCATTATTGGTGGAGGTCCTCGTAGTTCTTGCTTACCATTAAAGGCTTTCATTTGATTACGAAGATAATGCTCTGTAGGTAGAAACCTTCTATGCTCCATGTAACAAGTCTTTTTACAAAACTTCAATCTTGTTGCACTTGTTTGTTCACCACATATTGGGCATCCTTTATAACCCTTAACATAACACCTTGACaagtttccataagctggaaaatcattaattgTCCATAAAAGTAA
It encodes the following:
- the LOC133799866 gene encoding uncharacterized protein LOC133799866, which codes for MLTLLISGSKQPGNDIDVYLAPLIDDLKLLCDGVDCYDSFSKESFILRALLLWTINDFPAYGNLSRCYVKGYKGCPICGEQTSATRLKFCKKTCYMEHRRFLPTEHYLRNQMKAFNGKQELRGPPPIMTGEEIYEVIRLINNRFGKSVTNTEECEDIESRVKSKGKSKMSKKRKRRKKHQVSNADSLNTTCWKNKSIFFELEYSRHLLVRHNLDVMHIEKNICDSLIGTLLNIPGKTKDSISARRDLVLMSESKKELAPKVEENRTYLPPACYTLKKDEKHQFCETLAKIKVPDGFSSNIRNLVSLKDCRLQGLKFHECHVLMQQMLPIAIRGLLENPVRNAITRMCFFFIALCSKVIDVSKLEVIQLEIVKTLCLFEQYFPLSLFDIMVHLAVHLVREVTLCEPVCFRWMYPFERLMKVYKGYVRNRSHPEGCIVESYIAEEAVEFCSEYMVNVDSIGIPIRAREGVVENMGINNGKPTLMDKEDWEVAHQNVLENKVEIQKELTDELHEVTETLRWLSLGPTRLAIKHDVFIINGCRFNTKARDDVRVTQNSGVSIVAQTLQVSSARDKNPIYGEMKFYGVIQEIWELDYREFRMPMFKCDWVDSKNGVEKEKLGFIKVDLNKIGHKKHSFIMASCNSLLP